In a single window of the Blastopirellula retiformator genome:
- a CDS encoding rhodanese-like domain-containing protein: MRVLTFCLAAIVGLIGAGVAISYSLAPAEAAAEFANPLIDYDGFAQEAEVVRTIREPRRVSEAEFIEMAKDPQTIVLDCRSRAMYKLLHVKGAVNLTFPDITEEALAKVIPTKETRVLIYCNNNFQNAPIAFAPKSKLASLNIHTFIVLHNYGYTNVYELKPLLDRETTKIAFEGTEVDALK; the protein is encoded by the coding sequence ATGCGCGTCCTCACCTTTTGCCTGGCAGCTATCGTCGGTTTGATCGGCGCTGGCGTCGCGATTTCTTACTCCCTGGCTCCCGCCGAAGCGGCGGCCGAGTTCGCCAATCCGCTGATCGACTACGACGGGTTCGCCCAAGAGGCGGAGGTGGTGCGCACGATTCGCGAACCGCGGCGCGTGTCGGAAGCGGAATTTATTGAGATGGCGAAAGATCCGCAGACGATCGTCCTCGATTGCCGCAGCCGGGCGATGTACAAGCTGCTGCATGTCAAAGGGGCGGTCAACCTGACCTTTCCCGACATCACCGAGGAAGCGCTCGCCAAAGTGATCCCGACCAAAGAGACTCGGGTGCTGATCTATTGCAACAACAACTTCCAGAATGCCCCGATCGCGTTCGCCCCGAAAAGTAAGCTCGCCTCGCTCAACATCCACACCTTCATTGTGCTGCACAACTACGGCTACACGAACGTGTATGAACTAAAGCCGCTACTCGATCGCGAGACGACGAAAATTGCGTTTGAAGGGACGGAGGTTGACGCATTGAAATAG
- a CDS encoding ThiF family adenylyltransferase, with amino-acid sequence MSEPAAKPEDRYARQTAYHAIGKEGQAKLASSSALVVGLGALGSVIAETLARAGVGTLRIVDRDFLEWNNLQRQVLYTEQNVRDRLPKAVAAEQRLRQINSEITIEPHVCDVDYHNITELANGADVIIDGTDNFGVRFLLNDASLKLGIPWIYGGCVGAEGRMMVILPGETPCFRCLMPEAPPAEMTPTCDTAGVVAPIVNVVASLEAAEALKLLSGNRDAVQRDLVVIDLWENRWRQVKLDNLRDNADCPACGQQNYEWLRGDLGGQSSVLCGRNAVQISFPDRPRVSLEALAEKLNGVGRVEKNPYLLRLHVDEYVLTIFPDGRAIIAGTTEPTVARTLYARYVGG; translated from the coding sequence ATGAGCGAACCAGCGGCGAAGCCGGAAGATCGATATGCCCGCCAAACCGCCTACCATGCGATCGGCAAAGAGGGTCAAGCGAAACTGGCCTCAAGCTCGGCCCTGGTCGTCGGCCTGGGCGCCCTGGGCAGCGTAATCGCCGAAACGTTGGCTCGCGCTGGGGTTGGAACGCTGCGGATCGTCGATCGCGACTTCTTGGAATGGAACAACCTCCAGCGGCAGGTGCTCTACACCGAGCAAAACGTGCGCGATCGTTTGCCGAAAGCAGTCGCCGCCGAGCAGCGACTGCGGCAGATCAACTCCGAGATCACCATCGAGCCGCACGTCTGCGATGTTGACTATCACAACATTACGGAGTTGGCCAACGGCGCCGATGTGATCATCGACGGCACCGACAACTTCGGCGTTCGCTTTTTGTTGAACGACGCCTCGCTAAAGCTCGGCATCCCGTGGATCTACGGCGGCTGCGTCGGGGCCGAAGGGCGAATGATGGTGATCCTGCCAGGCGAAACGCCCTGCTTCCGCTGCCTGATGCCGGAAGCGCCCCCGGCCGAGATGACGCCGACCTGCGACACCGCTGGCGTCGTGGCCCCGATCGTCAACGTCGTCGCGTCGCTGGAAGCGGCCGAAGCGCTCAAGCTGCTCTCTGGCAATCGCGACGCCGTGCAGCGTGACCTGGTGGTGATCGACCTGTGGGAAAATCGCTGGCGTCAGGTGAAGCTCGACAACCTTCGCGACAACGCCGACTGCCCGGCCTGCGGTCAGCAAAACTACGAATGGCTCCGCGGCGACCTCGGCGGCCAATCAAGCGTCCTCTGCGGCCGCAACGCCGTACAGATCAGCTTCCCGGACCGCCCCCGCGTTTCGCTGGAAGCGCTCGCCGAAAAACTAAACGGCGTCGGCCGCGTCGAGAAGAACCCGTATCTGCTCCGTCTGCACGTCGACGAGTACGTACTGACGATCTTCCCCGACGGCCGCGCGATCATCGCCGGTACGACGGAGCCGACGGTGGCGCGGACGCTCTACGCCCGCTACGTTGGTGGGTAG